taattctGGAGTGACAGTATTGACCACTACACAGAAATATTTTACTAAACAgtttttgcttttatgttcTTCATTTACTGTACAGGAACTTGCTTATTTTTCATTTAGAATAGGAACTTGTGGGTTTTACTTTTGAGCAGAAACTTATAGGCCTTTAAGGAGTAGAGTAGAAGGAGTAGAAACGTGTAGACCTTTTGTTTTGAACAGAAACTTGTGAGCTTTTAGACTTTTGACAGAACTTGAATGTGTCTAAATAACAGGCGTAGGATGAATAGGAGCAGAAACGGCCTTTTggaaaatagaaaatgtatattgttttgTAGTGAAACTGTCCAAACaataatcataaattacagtaatgtgtgtaaataaggaTTTAGGAATTATGGAATTTCAGAAAGTGTGAGTGAGGGAACAAAGCCAGCAGAGAGAAGATCATTAGCGACTCTTGGTTCAATGCAGTGAAAAGACACTGAAGCAGTCAGTGGCAAGATAACAACGCTTTTAGTGCCTTCAAGGTTTCATGGTTAGAAATCGATCTGACAGGTAGAAAGAAGGAAGGTTATGTGTGTGACCAAATTAAAATGGAGTGAATGATCTGAAGTCAATTGTGATGTAGAGGTAGATGAACCAAAGGAAAGATCAGATGAACAAGACTTGATAAAGGAGGTTAAGACAGAGTTGGCAGAGTGAGTCAAGTAATATTTAGAGTAAATTGATTAAGAGCATGtgcttataatatataaaaaataagccCCCCTCAAAACATTTCTGGTAGCAATGAAAGGTAATGTTAACCATATTTAAGTAAGTAATATTTTGAGTAAGTAAGGTTGAGTAAGTTACAAATGCACACAAGGGAAAacgttatttacattttcatttgtggAATTTGGCacatgcccttattcagagcgaccaACAATTTTCTGAGCAGTTGAAGGATAAGGACCTGTCTTAATGGCCCAGGAGCATTGAGCTTGATAGTGCTGGGCTTCAAACTCTTTAATCTTATTAGTTCATTAGTACATTTAACACCTTCACTTACTATAAAGATGTATGCAGTATTATGACACATCAgcctataatatatacaattgtCCTCAGCCCAATTTTTAATCTAGTCAGTGTTTCATTAACCAAAATATGACACTGTAGAACACACATTTCCCAAACAATAATCTTAAATCTAGGGGTGTTGCAGAAACCCAActgtaaaaggaataaaacgaTTAGAGCCAGTCTTTTCAAGTGGACACAAAATATTTGTGAGATACCAAGTAACCCAGATGGCGCtggtgaggtcggctgccgtcacgactgctccggctacgttttctcttgttttgtttattttatacttttatttacttagttacagttccatctacacaagatggacatccTTATATATATcgttatatctttatatattttatattttacatagattatactctttatttatctgccttttttttctttgttttatttttctccctatcctattccctcatgccggacagttgtataaagcatttcactgcatgtcgtactctgtatgtatgtgacaaataaaattagatttgatttgatttgagataTTTGACTAGAGTTGAAAAAACTTCACAGTGTATCCTATAGGTCACTGTATTTGTGTTGACTCAAACCTCTTTACATCAAACATCTTTTAGACTTTACATCAAGGATCTGAGACTGTAGTGGGAAGTGACAGCTTCATTGGTGGCATTGGATTTTGGCTTAAAaagttgtgagtttaaatcccagccctGTTAAGCTGCAACTACTGGACGCTAGAGCAAAACCCTTAACCATCTACTGCTCATCTGTATGGATGAGATAATTGTATTTACTCGGGATCAGGtcataatataaatgtaatcgAAATCAATTGCAATTCAAGTTCTGAAAGCAGTATtatttttgcattcatttacTTTCATATGAATGCATTCAAATATCTTTTCAAAAACCGAAAGCTTTATGTGCTTAAAAAAGCAAGACATAATGTATTTAGACAACAGAATAGCTTATTGACCAGATGACTTTGTTTGAAATTGTATGTGAAATGGTCAGTTGAGCCTTCAGTCAACTGCAAGTAACGATGCAAAGGCCCAAAGAATGTAACAGCTGTGCTACCATTGTACACGAGAGATAAACGTTATCAATCTGAGCTTTGCATGATCAGTACAGTATGCATGCTGTAGGACTGCTGGCTAGGCAGAAGATAACATtcagctttaaaaaacaaagcagTACACTTCTGGTTTAAAAGCTTAGGTGACCTTCATGTGATTAGTCCCCAGTTGCTAAACTTTCTGTATTGTCCTTGAAGGTTTTGTGCAAAATCAACAGTTTTGGTTAAAAAGTTTATTAGTAATTTTGCAATACAATTATTCGACATGATCTTCAATATTAATGCATTGCCTGTCtttaaaagatgttttttttatactattattatatactattattagaaaaacaaaattaactaATACTACAATCATTGCCAGAGCAAAAattctttaataattatttatatttattacttatattaATTAAAGGCAACACATATTTAGTTGGCAAAGCGCCGAAGGTGTGTAGGCACCCTATTGTTATtctaacatttctttttttttcccttattcTCCTTCCTCtacctcctccttttcttcttcttctacttcttcttcttcttcttcttcttctttttcttctttttcttcttcttattcttcctctcttcttcttcttcttcttctttttctgctgaTGTCTATGTTTTCTATGTGAGCCCATAGAACCTTTTGGCAACATGAGATGAAATTTGACAGATTAGTGAGGGTCTACAGAACTGAGTGCTGCCATCATTCTAGGAACATCATACAGTTAGATTTTAGCTTCATTTGGAAGTAAATGTATGATCAAAATTTGGAACTGCAAGATGCAAAGTATAAACCCCAGACCTACCTGGATTCCCTAGATCAAGACAAGTTATGCCTCTGTTGTCCTGTGATTGCTGACCACAATTGTAGCGCATTTGTGAATGTGCAAATTTGTCTTAAAGTTAATAAGATAAAAACACAGCTTGACAAATTGGACAAATTTGAAATTACTGACCATTACAACTTTCTGGCCCCATAAATGTTAATCAAGAATTCTTTATCGAAAATCTCACCTAATTAGATTATATTTtagctaaaaatatttttaaaaagctgttAATTATAAGAttgttattcattttaaatggaaTCTTAGTCATGAACTTTATGGcaatggtttctttttttttgtaagagatGAAAGAGAGATCTCCATTCTGGAAATACAGAAGCACAGATAAGTgggatatataaaaaaatatgataatattGCAATCTTTCTGCTAAGGTCATTCTTTTGAAATTCATTCAATTTGCTGAAAGATTCCAGCAGATCCAGAAGTTATAGATGCTTCTATCCGTGAATTCAGTCAATACAGAACACATAAAACTGCTGAAATGGCACTGTAATCTCTAACAGATGTCTGCTGTGAACCATGAGTTAAATGCAGTTTCCTTTTTTCACCTATAATATCAGTCTGTGAGATTTGACAGCTGCTGTGCAGAACATGATGCAATTTTGGCCTGTCACACTAATGATATCACAGAAACCACATTCTGTCAGACGAGTATTAACGATCAAACTGAAACCATTTTTTGTAGAAACTACGAGCAGTGAAAGAGTGGCAAGAGATTTGCTCAATCATGGCATCTCCGATAACACGAAGGATCTATGTGGCACTTGACAGTTCTCAGTCAGAATTAAATAGACTTTCTATTAAGAGTAGAAGAACCATGAATGAAGAAATTTGCACAAGGGGGAAAGTGTGAATTTATTGGTTATAGGCTTATAGGTTTGAGACTGTTTTCCCAAGGCTCATACTCTGCAATCAGAAATCTATTGACACATCTATTTCAAGATAAGAAATGTGTAAAGGTGTGAAACGAATGCTgtatacttttctttttttaggatGCATACATTTCTTACattctttttgcttttgtctTTTCTCGCTGATGCAACATTACTTCAATCCATGTAGATGAAAGTAATATGGCATGTCAGTGGATGccaataaatgtgttttaaatatgcTTAGTAACATAATTTTTGATTCACATTGTCCATATGATATTTAATTGGCACGGATTAAAATCATTTCTCATTGTCAGTTGTGTCCGATGTTCTTAAAACAGGACACACTTGTCAGTGCTCTTGATAATAAGGAAGATGAATGATGGATTTATGTATCAGGAAATTGTATAaggtataataaaaaagtaaggtATCCAGGTTATGActcattcttttgtttattttggaaaCGTGAATATAGAATACATAATAAAACCATTTAGGTGAAGATTCTGTTGCTTTGATTGTGGGTTCATGCCTAAAATTAATCATGTAGTTTTTAAACTATACTGTATTCAGTTTTCTTTCCAAATAAGGGACAGCTTTTGTAAAGCTTCTAGTCAGCTATAAccgatttttttgtttctgtcacTCTCAGTGTTTCAATGGGATGGAACTCTTAGATCTCCTCTTTGAGCAGGCTCATGAGAACTTGGTTCCTGGAGAGCCCGAGGGTGGCCATGTTAACCTGGCCTGGCCATTCCCGGATCAAAGTGTGAGTATATCAGCATGCGATAAGTCTAAAGTGAAAGTTTCAATAACTTCTGCATAGAATAAGCGTACGTTTTTACAATGTGGATATCTTGCGCTTTAATCTTCCAATTCCGTTTCTTTTAAACAAGTCAGCAGTGATGTCATCCTTTAAGCAAAACAAGGGCTGATTCACAGAGAGTGTAGTGGGTGCAGTGTCTCTTCATCCACTCGccttttgagggaaaaaaaatctttgaaaacAGCCTTGGATCATTATGAGGGTCTGACCTACTTCTGTGTATCTGTTACGTCCATGTGTTTCATGTGCACGTGTATGTTCCTGCAGTTACTGTCCAACAGTGATGGAGCCGATCAGTTCCTGGACTCTTTGCTGAATGCATGTGAAAGTGCATCAGGGTCTAGCTCACCCCTCTGGGCACCATCCCCCTGCGACAGCGGCATCAGTGATGATCCCTTTTCAGACCATTTGGAcagtcctcctcctcctcctcctcctccctctaaCCTGCTCCTGGGCTCCTGCTTTGTCTCGCAGCACCAACATCTTCTTGCTGtttctcctcctgctcctcctctttCCCAACTACAGCAGCAGCACTCCAGATGGGCCTCGAGCTCAGCAGAACGAGATGTTTCCATTAATCTAGGTAAGATTCGACGGACCTTTTAAAGTAGTAGAAGTTCAAAGCAGAGCAATAGTTCATTATCCATAAACCCGTTGATCACTCGCTTGTAAATGATTGCTAATTATACATAACGTGTGATCGGATTGTATTTGACAATATTCTCAAAGTCACgacatattttaaaacaaaacaaatccatCTCATCATTCAATTCACTTAATTCAAGgcagctttgtttttttgtaaactaCCAAAAACCTCCCACTCCCAAATCTACAACATCGTACACTGCTTATGTGAGAGACAAAATTTAAGAGGAAAAATTACTTTTCGTTTAAGCAAACAGACAATATCTGCAAATCTTTAATATCAGTACCTCAAAATCTTGCATGGTTGCAGAAATAAGAGTCATGCAATCACTCTTTATTCATGATTGATGTTTTTTGTAGGTAAAAAATGTCCTAaattgtggggaaaaaacattaGTTTTGTTTGTAGCTTTTAATTGATGAACTGGGCCTAATCAGTGTTTCATTAAATTAAGTGGGAAGCagaaaatgttacataaaataATCTTCATGAAATCCAGGCACACAACAAAGAGACAATAAATATATCCTAAATTGTAGAACAGGAATCACAGCAAACATGGAAGACAATCCTGTGACAAAGAGTGCTGTGAAATGTGAGATAACGGTGATGATAAAGGATGACAAGAAACGGATGTGAGTGATTAGGGACATGTGACAGTCCTGTGAGTCAGTACAATGGCTGATTGGAATCATCATTCTTATCCATTATGAATAAAACTCATAAATCCCGAGACCATGTAATCTAATCTCATCTAAtcaaatttaatctaatctgaagataataaataatatttataattagctTAAGCTAATATGGCACTTTACTCGTGTTCTTATTGgaattaaggaaaaaaaaaaaaaaaaaatatatatatatatatatatatatatatatatatatatatatatatatatatatatatatatatatatatatatatatatacaggagtgcagaattattaggcaagttgtatttttgaggattaattttatttgaggattaatttgaacaacaaccatgttctcaatgaacacaaaaactcattaatatcaaagctgaatatttttggaagtagttttagttttagctattttaggggatatctgtgtgtgcaggtgactattactgtgcataattattaggcaacttaacaaaaacaaattcatacccatttcaattatttattttaccagtgaaaccaatataacatctcaacattcacaaatatacatttctgacattcaaaaccaaacaaaacaaatcagtgaccaatatagccacctttctttgcaaggacactcaaaagcctgccatccatggattctgtcagtgttttgatctgttcaccatcaacattgcatgcagcagcaaccacagcctcccagacactgttcagagaggtgtactgttttcctccttgtaaatcgcacatttgatgatggaccacaggttctcaatggggttcagatcaggtgaacaaggaggccatatcattagattttcttcttttataccctttcttgccagccacgctgtggagtacttggacggtgtgatggagcattgtcctgcatgaaaatcatgtttttcttgaaggatgcagacttcttcctgtaccactgcttgaagaaggtgtcttccagaaactggcagtaggactgggagttcagcttgactccatcctcaacccgaaaaggccccacaagctcatctttgatgataccagcccaaaccagtactccacctccaccttgctggcgcctgagtcggactggagctctctgccctttaccaatccagccacgggcccatccatctggcccatcaagactcactcatttcatcagtccataaaaccttagaaaatcagtcttgagatatttcttggcccagtcttgacgctttcagcttgtgtgtcttgttcagtggtggtcgactttctgcctttcttaccttggccatgtctctgagtattgcacaccttgtgcttttgggcacccagtgatgttgcagctctgaaatatggccaaactggtggcaagtggcatcttggcagctgcacgcttgacttttctcagttcacgggcagttattttgcgccttggtttttccacacgcttcttgcgaccctgtcgactattttgaatgaaacgcttgattgttcgatgatcacgctcagaagcttggctattttaagactgctgcatcctctgcaatatatctcactatttttgacttttctgagcctgtcaagtccttcttttgacccattttgccaaaggaaaggaagttgcctaataattatgcacacctgatatagggtgttgatgtcattagaccacaccccttctcattacagagatgcacatcacctaatatgcttaattggtagtaggctttccagcctatacagcttggagtaagacaacatgcataacgaggatgatgtggtcaaaatactcatttgcctaataattctgcactccctgtatatatatatatatatatatatataattacaaataatattattgtggaaaatgtatatttacatttatgtagaTGTACATATTGAATGGTACTTatatcaataatataataatgaatactacagagtttttatctttatttattattttattttcatagttttttatagttttttttttgtatttaaatagcAGCAGCACACCATAACAAATTCCTTGAACATGcaacacataataataatgatggtaaTAAAGATGCTTCTGACTTTGAAAAGAATTtaacacctgtgtgtgtgtttgtgtgtatgtttctcaTAGAAGCCTGGGAATCGAGTATGTCCTACAATTCAATGGATTCTCAGTGTGTGCCAACAACAAATCTGAGCCCTGAAGCCTCTTCAGCTTTCCAGCTCAGCGTGAAGGACCTGCTCCTCTCTAATTTAGGAGAACCTGTGAGTGTGCTTCTTTTGCTCAACACAAACCTTGCCTGCCTTTCATGTACACCAGTATATAGTAAGATCCATAAGTATTTGgacttatttttcattttgcctTTGTGCAGCACCACGATAGATTAGAAAGGATCAAGATATGATTAAagtgtaaacttttttttataaaaaaaagtgtattgcatcaATCATTAAAgtattacaataattttaacaTCATACTTCCATTTTAACTTATGAAACTGACTAAATATGTAGTGTATTTTACATTAGGGTTCCCCAAAACATTCATATCTGTCGGATTCTgaattaaattagaaatatgttCTGACTTAGGAAAATGATCAGGAAAGGATAGAggacttatttcttttttctgaatGCAATCGTTATTCCTCCAGAAGCACTTAAAAAAACCACTGGCATAAATTCCAGCCCTTGAAATGGTTTACATGACAGTAAAAACTTCCCAATCGCAGCATTTTGTTTCAAATACCCACCTGATCTGTGAATTATTCCTGcaagcatttaaaaaacatgtatctgataaaaaagaagaatcagctttttctttaattattggTAAATTgttgattaattattattatataattcgATAACTTGCCTGTTATGAGGTTTACATATTACAGTAGCATAGAGTGAGGAAGAAATTAAATAGAACGCTGAGTCGAGAGACTGTACCAGACACATGACACATGAGCATGTAAATGTGCATCTATTCATTGCAAAACTAGAGCTATTCTGAGCCACTGGTAATTATGTACGAGTGAGAAGCATGCCTGTCAGAACTGCTGGAATATTTAGATGCATTCAGACAGCAGAAATGATGCACAGATCAATGAGCTTtgagtttttttatattcagttCCATACTCATTTCATATTCTATGTAGTTTGATGCAAGTGGAGGTATCTAAAGTCTTTTAAAAAGAGCAGACAGAACAGACATAATCCAAAGACAGCAAAAATTCAGGCAAACACCATGTCCTAGGTCAGGCAAGAGCAAAACGTCAAAACCAGAATGAGTTCAAAATCTGAAAGTGAATTAACAACAGACTGTTATAGTGTCGTATACTTTGCAATGAAAGGGCGGAGTGAGCGTCTTTAAATTTTGTAAGTGTGATTGATTCAAGGTGTGTGAGATCAGTGATCAGGGAAATGTGAACATGAACAATAGGTTTGTGTCGGCTGGATATTTCTTTGTTTTCGGTGCCTATGTTTGTGGGCCACATTGTCAACTGGGAATTGTGGATTCTGGCTATGACAATACATTAATCATTTCACAAGATTTGCTGAAAAAGATACAAAGCTCTCAGACTTCTTTCAGCCACTTTGTCAAACTAAACTTTGGAGAGCAatctttgtttatattatttatattatacttgCATGCTCAAACTTTTGTTTATCATTGGATGCTGAACTCCGAATGTACTTTTTACAGTCCGACTTTATGTAAAGTCTCTTATACTGTACCTTTAGGGTTCCAGATGAATTATTCAGccatctttactttaactacTTTGAACATCCTTTGTACCCATACCAGATTTCCTCTCTCCTGAATGTtaaaataagctccactcttctgggaggactttccactagactttgtggCACACTTTTATGTTTATTCAAGAGCATCATACACAAGATCATTAGTGATCACTGTAGGGTGAGGAATTctggggtgctgtcagtgttccagttcatagCACATATATTTAGTAGGGTTGAGTGAGAACCGTGTATTGGACACTCGAGTTCTTCCGGTCGATTTCTTTCATTGCCAAATCACGTTTTCATGGAGTTTGGTTTGCGATTAtacttatttaattaaaatgtgggAAAAGTCATCAAGTGGTGCTTGATGGCGGACCTAACGATATTTGCTTGCctaaaataatcacacacacacacacacacacacacacacacacacacacacacacacacacacacacacacactcaaaccaCTTAATTTCCTCTGCTAAAACCTGCATTTTTGCAGGGACACTGCCTACAAATGTGTGCAATTTTTGAACCCCTTTAAATTGGATGCTAAATGAATTTAGTGCACAGATGACAGTCTGCAATTATGTCCTTTCTACACTAtcattcaaaaatataaataaacaaacgaaACACCAGCATAAGCTTGTTAGCTCGGTCATCAGCTACTCTCAATCTGTCTCGCTGTCACCTGGATTCATTATCATTTCGGATTTGAACCCATTTTAGATAGTCTTGGCTGCTCCCCATGTCATTATTTGAAAAGGTCTTGTCACAGCAGCTGTATGCTGCCACATTTGGCCTAGACAACCTTCAGCAGAGTGTAGCGCATTCACAAATGTACATACCGTCGCTATAAGATACAgagctaaacaaaacaaagcaaatgtgCACACGTGGTACATTTGATGTTAATAAGCATCACAAGGCTACCAAGTCTCATACGTGTACAGTTAAGAAATTTAACCTGGAGAGCAGATGTTCCAGTGACTCAAGGGGATGGTTGGTGTTCAAGCTTTTTCACATCGAATAGAATGcctgtgtaaatgttttctgGCTCaagattaaatttttatttattttagagaaGATGAGAGCAAGCCGTCTCTCCTCTGACATATCAGAAAATTATACCTTTTCCTAAGAGACAGTAATGCACACTTCAAAGCCGAAACTAGTGGAAGTTTTGCAGTGAAGCATATTTTACAGAGAAGAGGGATCACATGTATGTACACATAAAGCAGGTGCAGGTTTAATGCATGCTGCTCTATTTGGATATGGAAATGTAACAGCACAGGAAAATGTTATCGGAAAATAATTGATTACTAAGGGTTTTATTCCAGTTATACCACATTATAACATATTAACAAATAACActggttaatttttttatatatttttttaagtcctTTATCTTCAAGTCCTTGTATGTCATGTCACAGTGCAATTCAAAAGACCCCATAGCCTTTAATCTTGGCCCCCATGGACTCGATTTCTCAtcctacattacattacaaaacCATACTACACAACTCTCATTCACCCTTAAAGTGAAAGTGAATGAACACACCCTTTTTCCAAACACACTCATAgttttaaaggttttgtttaTGCCGTTGTGAAGTATATGCTCAGCTGTACATTTTTCTCCTTACCAAGCTATTATTCGGTGCTTGTTCTTCTGTTTTGAGTCACGTTGTTGATCCTTGCCTGACCTGCTTAATTCTGTTTGCCCATCACCTGACCTTTGCTTGTTCTAGAATCTGATCTTGATTCTCAATTTGGACTTGTGACCTTGTGTTTTATTAACTGTTAGTAAATCTGTTGCAACACTGCAATCTGTTTCATTACAACACTGGATAAGTTGTtaatataaaaggaaaaatacatCCTAATCAATCAGAAATTCCAAGGCCCTGTGGTATCATAGCTAATAGTAAATTATGAAATAACTTGAACTAAGTAAAAGTTGCATATTATGGCCCCTGGGGAATAAATAAATCGTTaagtatgaggtggtatcaataagatcaccttcaaaatagtccccttgcacagtagAATAAAtcgctcccagcattcctgccacctctggaatgtgtcctagaagtcttcttttcgaagcatgTAAAAATCTTCTGCTATTAGCAATGGATCTCCGCATTGGCACAAAAAAATGGTGACCTTCAAACTGGATCTTCATTCCTGGGAAGAGGCGAAGTCCGCTGACACCAAATCTGGTGAGGAGGGTGGGTGTGGGAGAGAGGTGATGTTGTTTCCAGCGAGAAACTTGTGTGTGAGGAGATTTCAGTGACAGAGTGCGCACATGGTAAGAATAGCCGACGTGGTAAgacacatggtcagaatagcaacagttgcacagctcctgatgttcacaggacgatgtcttttggtacactgatttatgaaggtcggtgctccctgtgactgtgtgtgcagacttgtgctgccatctgttggcgtgttataaaattagtctcgaaacttttcgAAACCATCTCAGACtagaattaatttaaattgttATGTGTGTTCTACAGCCCAAGCAGCCCTCGCAGAACTTGCTGGAGGAACTTGTTCTTAATGATGATGAGAAGAAACTCTTAGCCAAGGAAGGAGTGGCTCTCCCCAGCCAGCTTCCCCTCACCAAGGTAACATgttatttaacatattttttcataaatcTTTAATCTAATTTAAACCTAGTAATCATTCCAAATGTTATTAATTTGCTTGTACTAAAGGTTAATGTTTTTTGGTGAACTTTCTTTTACCTGGAAATACACACAACCCTGTGACTAATCTAAAAaactctgaggtaaaaataACCCTCGTAAATACTGAAGGAAAGTGAGCAGGAATGCTTTCAACACATTACAACAAGCCACTAGGTCATAAATtacctgtctcactgtctccaaacac
The genomic region above belongs to Silurus meridionalis isolate SWU-2019-XX chromosome 20, ASM1480568v1, whole genome shotgun sequence and contains:
- the creb3l3b gene encoding cyclic AMP-responsive element-binding protein 3-like protein 3-B isoform X1, with amino-acid sequence MTLLLDKCFNGMELLDLLFEQAHENLVPGEPEGGHVNLAWPFPDQSLLSNSDGADQFLDSLLNACESASGSSSPLWAPSPCDSGISDDPFSDHLDSPPPPPPPPSNLLLGSCFVSQHQHLLAVSPPAPPLSQLQQQHSRWASSSAERDVSINLEAWESSMSYNSMDSQCVPTTNLSPEASSAFQLSVKDLLLSNLGEPPKQPSQNLLEELVLNDDEKKLLAKEGVALPSQLPLTKYEEKILKKVRRKIRNKQSAQESRKKKKEYLDGLEGKMAACSAQNLELQKKVIQLEKNNTSLMEQLRRLQALIMNGSNKPAQTGTCILVLLLSFSLILFPRLQPLSPSRADDQAEFSTAKVQSRSLRSVVEVHSLHPVSSMDRHMETPTNIVSIRPEYADMDPPHHNRSYGDQEHHHGDPITGHMAMLGWCNLQPCHQKDRK
- the creb3l3b gene encoding cyclic AMP-responsive element-binding protein 3-like protein 3-B isoform X2, with protein sequence MTLLLDKCFNGMELLDLLFEQAHENLVPGEPEGGHVNLAWPFPDQSLLSNSDGADQFLDSLLNACESASGSSSPLWAPSPCDSGISDDPFSDHLDSPPPPPPPPSNLLLGSCFVSQHQHLLAVSPPAPPLSQLQQQHSRWASSSAERDVSINLAWESSMSYNSMDSQCVPTTNLSPEASSAFQLSVKDLLLSNLGEPPKQPSQNLLEELVLNDDEKKLLAKEGVALPSQLPLTKYEEKILKKVRRKIRNKQSAQESRKKKKEYLDGLEGKMAACSAQNLELQKKVIQLEKNNTSLMEQLRRLQALIMNGSNKPAQTGTCILVLLLSFSLILFPRLQPLSPSRADDQAEFSTAKVQSRSLRSVVEVHSLHPVSSMDRHMETPTNIVSIRPEYADMDPPHHNRSYGDQEHHHGDPITGHMAMLGWCNLQPCHQKDRK